Proteins encoded together in one Bos indicus isolate NIAB-ARS_2022 breed Sahiwal x Tharparkar chromosome 3, NIAB-ARS_B.indTharparkar_mat_pri_1.0, whole genome shotgun sequence window:
- the LOC109556759 gene encoding disintegrin and metalloproteinase domain-containing protein 30-like produces the protein MRSVRTCLSPGRSLVLAVLLVDSLGKDLHFHPEWGFDSYEITIPKKLSFRGGEQRAARHVSYLLKVKGRNRVVHLWPKRFLLPRNLQVFSFTEQGRLLEEHPYIPSDCNYMGLVEGNPDSQATISTCMGGLRGILKIDANHYQIEPRKASSQFEHVVYLMKKEEEFPNQICGITDDKTIEQMAQHENMARTPDFTDLYPHQMYMEIALVFDNSRYLFSNSNLTQVINDAILLTSIMDSYFQDIRLRIHLFSVEVWTDKDRIRVNFTKIEQVLSQFLVYRTSVLNTRVPVDWVHLYLKRTFSDLLAQSGGHACSRFYAGSVSVFPDVNILAPATWSTHVLGHSVGMLHDEAYCQCKGRYSCIMGTGRYGFSNCSYADYFAHIYRASSARCLTNLPGLGYVVKRCGNKIVEENEECDCGSTEECEEDGCCQPDCKFKEGANCSTGLCCHKCQFRPSGYMCRVEENECDLAEYCNGTSAFCPSDTYKQDGTPCKYEAHCFKQSCQSRYMQCQKIFGLDAKDAPHQCYDAVNVIGDQYGNCGISGLREFRKCTKQNSICGRLQCINVETLPDMPDHTILISTHLHKENLMCWGIGYHLAMVPMGLPDLGVINDGTSCGKERVCFNRYCVNSSVLKFDCFPEKCNRRGVCNNNKNCHCMYGWAPPLCEEVGYGGSIDSGPPGPLRKEVSASLQVVILIFMRLFFLIISVIVVFYRKIIESL, from the coding sequence ATGAGGTCAGTGAGGACCTGCCTCTCCCCAGGCCGGTCGCTAGTCCTGGCGGTGCTCCTGGTTGACTCTCTTGGCAAGGATTTACATTTTCACCCTGAGTGGGGCTTTGACTCCTATGAAATCACCATTCCCAAGAAGCTGAGCTTCCGTGGAGGGGAGCAGAGAGCGGCCAGGCACGTGTCCTACCTCCTGAAGGTAAAAGGCAGGAACCGTGTTGTTCATCTGTGGCCCAAGAGGTTTCTGTTGCCTCGGAATTTGCAGGTTTTCTCCTTCACAGAACAGGGGAGACTCTTGGAAGAGCACCCTTATATACCCAGCGACTGCAACTATATGGGCTTGGTTGAAGGAAATCCGGATTCTCAAGCTACGATAAGTACATGCATGGGAGGTCTCCGGGGCATCCTGAAAATTGATGCCAATCATTACCAAATCGAGCCCCGCAAGGCTTCTTCCCAGTTTGAGCACGTGGTATATCTcatgaagaaagaggaggaattTCCTAATCAGATCTGTGGCATAACTGATGATAAAACAATAGAGCAGATGGCCCAGCATGAGAACATGGCTAGGACACCGGACTTCACTGACTTATATCCACATCAAATGTACATGGAAATAGCACTGGTCTTTGATAACAGTAGGTATTTATTTTCAAACTCCAACCTTACTCAAGTCATAAATGATGCCATTCTTCTGACTTCTATTATGGACTCTTACTTCCAAGATATCCGTCTAAGAATACATCTGTTTAGTGTTGAAGTATGGACAGATAAGGACAGAATTAGAGTTAATTTTACAAAGATAGAgcaagttttaagccagtttttggTATACCGAACAAGTGTACTAAATACTCGGGTTCCAGTAGATTGGGTACACCTATATCTTAAAAGAACTTTTTCAGATTTACTTGCACAGTCCGGGGGACATGCATGTAGTCGGTTTTATGCTGGATCTGTAAGTGTTTTTCCAGATGTAAATATCCTTGCACCCGCCACTTGGTCCACTCATGTACTGGGACACAGTGTGGGAATGCTACATGATGAAGCATACTGCCAGTGTAAGGGAAGGTACAGCTGCATCATGGGTACTGGGCGATATGGGTTTAGTAATTGTAGTTATGCCGATTATTTTGCACACATATATAGAGCTTCAAGTGCAAGGTGTCTAACTAATCTCCCAGGCCTAGGCTACGTGGTTAAGAGATGTGGAAACAAAATTGTGGAAGAGAATGAGGAATGTGATTGTGGTTCGACAGAGGAGTGTGAAGAAGACGGGTGTTGTCAACCAGATTGTAAATTCAAAGAAGGAGCCAACTGTAGCACTGGACTTTGCTGTCATAAATGTCAGTTTCGTCCATCTGGATACATGTGTCGGGTGGAAGAAAATGAATGTGACCTTGCAGAGTACTGCAATGGGACCTCAGCTTTCTGTCCAAGTGATACTTATAAGCAGGATGGAACCCCTTGCAAGTATGAAGCCCATTGTTTCAAACAGAGTTGTCAATCCAGGTATATGCAGTGCCAAAAAATTTTTGGACTTGATGCCAAGGATGCTCCTCATCAGTGCTATGATGCAGTTAATGTAATAGGTGACCAATATGGGAACTGTGGGATTTCAGGACTTCGTGAATTTAGAAAGTGTACCAAGCAAAATTCAAtatgtggcaggctacagtgcataaaTGTCGAAACCCTCCCTGATATGCCAGATCACACCATCCTAATATCCACTCATCTGCATAAAGAAAATCTCATGTGCTGGGGCATTGGCTATCATCTAGCCATGGTACCTATGGGGTTACCTGACCTGGGTGTGATAAATGATGGTACCTCCTGTGGTAAGGAGCGGGTATGTTTTAATAGATACTGTGTGAATAGCTCAGTCCTGAAATTTGACTGTTTCCCTGAGAAGTGCAACCGCCGAGGAGTttgcaacaataacaaaaactgcCACTGCATGTATGGCTGGGCCCCTCCGCTCTGTGAGGAGGTAGGATATGGAGGAAGCATCGACAGTGGGCCTCCAGGGCCCCTAAGGAAGGAGGTGTCTGCCTCCCTTCAGGTTGTGATTCTTATATTTATGcgcctttttttcttaattatctcAGTGATTGTTGTGTTTTACAGGAAAATCATAGAAAGCTtatga